A stretch of Rhizobium glycinendophyticum DNA encodes these proteins:
- a CDS encoding methyl-accepting chemotaxis protein, with translation MRISTKLPVAAALFAFVILSASVAIGLVQQSRILDQQVFEKLEATADGRRNEVRRFLDGIRLDAQQTAANMMTQQALFGITGAWAKLGDDPATELHRRYIDENPNPVGEKFKLESAKKDNYDRAHRQGHTTFLKHKEAQGYYDIFLIDADGNVVYTVMKETDFGTNLKTGPYKDTGLAKVFQKVIQSDDPNVFANSDFESYAPSSGAPASFVAVPIIMNDRKVGVLAYQLPNDQINAIFSNTRGLGKSGETVLVDSAGFLVSDSTRTPDDDTLKVSIHSPMLQAAQSSGDASGTIEGYRGMSSFAAIVPLQFGDVRWSVIALIGEEEVWAQVVSAGLKSVGFGIVLILAGSLVGVVFSRSLTRPISELVGSMGRLANGDTNIDLKGLERSDEIGDMVRSVAVFRRAEIDKRDLESENETRRAATETERRQREAERATAQAELTEAIDVLGSALQRLANGDLTATIQKPLTGNLDRLRLDFNASLERLSGTVSAVHGNVAEINRKSSAVSSSTADLSHRTEQQAAALVETSAAIRQIMDAIRHSSERAENASRLALEARSNSDKSGEIVGGAVDAMQRIENASSEISKIINVIDEIAFQTNLLALNAGVEAARAGEAGKGFAVVAQEVRELAQRSATAAKDIKALITKSGEEVANGVGLVRQTGSVLSAIAGQVVQIGDHIHSIASTSKQQSASLNEINAAVGRMEDVTQHNARAAEQTNAEMAGLTRDAEMLSSLVGQFTVEAGSASVQNRFADQRDTGFSRTPTSGSAQPAAPAAPVRPAAKPRVAPAEAGSRSVASPARSLMDKISVGLGAKLSQAKDTKSGSDWEEF, from the coding sequence GCAGCAGAGCCGTATCCTGGACCAGCAGGTTTTTGAGAAGCTGGAGGCCACGGCGGACGGGCGCCGCAACGAAGTTCGGCGCTTCCTCGACGGTATTCGCCTCGATGCGCAGCAGACGGCCGCCAACATGATGACGCAGCAGGCGCTGTTCGGCATCACCGGCGCATGGGCCAAGCTCGGCGACGATCCGGCCACGGAACTGCACCGCCGATACATCGACGAGAACCCGAACCCGGTCGGTGAAAAGTTCAAGCTGGAAAGCGCCAAGAAGGACAATTACGACCGCGCCCATCGCCAGGGACACACGACATTCCTGAAGCACAAGGAAGCGCAGGGCTATTACGATATCTTCCTGATCGATGCAGATGGCAACGTCGTCTACACGGTCATGAAGGAAACGGATTTCGGCACCAACCTGAAAACCGGTCCCTACAAGGATACCGGCCTGGCCAAGGTCTTCCAGAAGGTCATCCAGAGCGACGACCCGAATGTCTTTGCCAACTCCGACTTCGAATCCTACGCGCCGTCTTCCGGCGCGCCGGCATCTTTCGTGGCTGTTCCGATCATCATGAATGACCGAAAGGTCGGCGTTCTCGCCTATCAGCTCCCCAACGACCAGATCAATGCCATCTTCTCCAACACCCGAGGCCTCGGCAAATCAGGCGAGACGGTCCTCGTCGATAGCGCCGGATTTCTGGTCTCCGACAGCACGCGCACGCCGGACGACGACACCTTGAAGGTGAGCATCCACTCGCCAATGCTGCAGGCCGCCCAGTCCTCCGGCGACGCCAGTGGTACGATCGAAGGCTATCGTGGCATGAGCAGTTTCGCAGCCATCGTGCCGCTGCAGTTCGGCGACGTTCGCTGGTCCGTCATCGCTTTGATCGGCGAAGAGGAAGTCTGGGCACAGGTTGTCTCCGCCGGCCTCAAGTCCGTGGGTTTCGGCATCGTCCTGATCCTGGCCGGCTCATTGGTTGGCGTTGTCTTCTCACGCTCGCTCACTCGGCCGATTTCCGAACTCGTCGGCTCCATGGGGCGCCTTGCCAATGGGGACACGAATATCGACCTCAAGGGCCTCGAGCGCTCCGACGAAATCGGCGACATGGTTCGCTCGGTCGCCGTGTTCCGCCGGGCCGAAATCGACAAGCGCGATCTTGAGAGCGAAAACGAAACGCGTCGCGCCGCAACCGAGACCGAGCGCCGACAGCGCGAGGCCGAACGGGCAACGGCCCAGGCCGAGCTGACGGAAGCGATCGACGTGCTCGGCTCCGCTCTGCAGCGTCTGGCGAACGGCGACCTGACCGCCACCATCCAGAAGCCGCTGACCGGCAATCTCGACCGGCTGCGTCTCGATTTCAATGCGTCGCTGGAACGCCTGTCCGGCACGGTTTCTGCCGTTCACGGCAATGTCGCCGAGATCAACCGCAAGAGCAGCGCCGTCAGTTCTTCGACGGCCGATCTCAGTCACCGAACCGAGCAGCAGGCCGCTGCCCTTGTCGAAACCTCGGCCGCCATCCGCCAGATCATGGATGCGATCCGTCATTCGTCTGAGCGTGCGGAGAATGCGTCCCGTCTCGCGCTCGAGGCACGTAGCAATTCGGACAAGTCCGGCGAAATCGTCGGTGGTGCGGTCGATGCCATGCAGCGCATTGAAAATGCGTCGAGCGAAATCTCGAAGATCATCAACGTGATCGACGAAATCGCCTTCCAGACCAACCTGCTCGCCCTCAATGCTGGCGTCGAAGCGGCCCGTGCCGGTGAAGCCGGCAAGGGCTTTGCGGTCGTTGCCCAGGAAGTCCGCGAACTCGCCCAGCGATCGGCAACCGCCGCCAAGGACATCAAAGCCCTCATCACCAAGTCGGGCGAGGAAGTCGCGAACGGCGTCGGCCTCGTGCGCCAGACCGGCTCGGTTCTGTCGGCCATCGCCGGTCAGGTCGTCCAGATTGGCGATCATATCCATTCGATCGCCTCCACCTCCAAGCAGCAGTCTGCAAGCCTCAACGAAATCAACGCCGCCGTCGGCCGGATGGAGGATGTGACCCAGCACAATGCTCGGGCTGCGGAGCAGACCAACGCTGAGATGGCTGGTCTGACACGCGATGCCGAAATGCTCTCCTCGCTCGTTGGCCAGTTTACCGTCGAAGCAGGCTCCGCCTCTGTGCAGAACCGCTTTGCCGATCAGCGCGACACCGGTTTCTCACGCACGCCGACCTCTGGTTCGGCTCAGCCGGCCGCGCCAGCCGCCCCGGTTCGTCCCGCAGCCAAACCCCGGGTTGCTCCTGCTGAAGCCGGCAGCCGTTCGGTCGCCTCGCCGGCCCGCTCGCTGATGGACAAGATTTCCGTGGGACTGGGTGCCAAGCTCAGTCAGGCGAAGGACACCAAGTCGGGTTCGGATTGGGAAGAGTTCTGA